In Kryptolebias marmoratus isolate JLee-2015 linkage group LG11, ASM164957v2, whole genome shotgun sequence, the following proteins share a genomic window:
- the cfap161 gene encoding cilia- and flagella-associated protein 161, whose product MFEMAHSKSYRSKVKTGNWKEDQVLEEIAMKEYLEKKARGELAAQRVDLLKQNILKPVNLSVTNDGYLHFGDVVMLVNIGGENRECSVVSINSDIHSLTNVPTPGIRAPCQVSAGRSIQPCTRNAFIITSVDGRPEGAILRFEQSFALRTTSGFARGLYLTSDVKSFQKCAKMSRLQDVYLDESDGFLSWWKMVHFDPQERLEYEGHPVPANMKVVIIHCKTNQALAVLGDHVLWTTHGKEYEVTAHTFLDSHRAERDNNQWILSTADPAGDGLALLKLPQSPAANQEFTNSNQDVQNEYTES is encoded by the exons ATGTTTGAAATGGCTCATAGTAAAAGTTATCGATCTAAAGTGAAAACCGGAAACTGGAAAGAGGACCAGGTCTTAGAGGAG attgCAATGAAAGAATATTTGGAGAAAAAGGCGAGAGGAGAACTTGCTGCTCAGAGAGTAGACCTCCTcaagcagaacattttaaagccg GTGAATCTGTCTGTGACAAACGATGGATATCTGCACTTCGGGGATGTTGTGATGCTGGTGAACATTGGAGGAGAAAACAGGGAGTGCAGCGTTGTCAGCATTAACTCTGACATCCACAGTCTCACAAACGTCCCGACTCCGGGGATTCGGGCTCCATGTCAAGTCAGCGCAGGAAGAAGCATTCAACCCTGCACACGCAATGCTTTCATCATCACCAG TGTTGATGGCCGTCCTGAAGGAGCGATTCTTCGCTTCGAGCAAAGCTTTGCTCTGAGAACAACAAGCGGCTTCGCCAGAGGA CTTTACTTGACAAGTGATGTGAAAAGTTTCCAAAAG TGTGCAAAGATGTCCCGTCTCCAAGACGTTTACCTGGATGAGAGCGACGGCTTTCTGTCGTGGTGGAAGATGGTGCACTTTGACCCCCAGGAGAGGCTGGAATATGAGGGTCATCCTGTTCCT GCTAACATGAAGGTTGTGATCATACACTGCAAGACGAACCAAGCTCTTGCTGTTCTGGGAGATCATgttctttg GACCACGCATGGCAAAGAGTACGAGGTGACGGCTCACACCTTCCTGGACTCCCACCGAGCTGAACGAGACAACAACCAGTGGATCCTGAGCACCGCCGATCCCGCAGGGGACGGACTTGCGCTCCTCAAGCTCCCTCAGTCACCAGCTGCCAACCAGGAGTTCACAAACTCAAACCAAGATGTTCAAAATGAATACACCGAGTCGTAA
- the cers3b gene encoding ceramide synthase 2 isoform X2 — protein MLQTVAEWLWWESLWLPANVSWSDLEDKEGRVYAKASQLYAALPCALCLLLVRYVFERCLAMPLANAWGIKDRVRLTAEQNPLLEKFFCSQARNPSQADVRSLCKKTGWPQRRVEVWFRRRRNQDRPGLQKRFCEACWRGFFYLSAFLGGIWALHDKPWLYNLKEVWAGFPKQSMLPSQYWYYLLEMGFYLSLLLSLTIDVKRKDFKEQVIHHIATLTLLSFSWISNYIRIGTLVMVVHDSSDVLLEGGKLLNYAKWHQAANGIFVVFTALFMVTRLVIFPFWLIHCTWVYPMEQFAPFFGYYFFNVMLLVLQILHIYWAFLILRMVYNFIFNKLEGDVRSDEEEDDSDPPKEQKHKLSHINGYGARGRANGH, from the exons ATGTTGCAGACGGTCGCCGAGTGGCTGTGGTGGGAAAGTTTGTGGCTGCCTGCAAACGTTTCCTGGTCAGATCTAGAGGACAAAGAAGGTCGTGTCTATGCCAAAGCCTCCCAACTTTACGCCGCTCtgccctgcgccctctgcctgCTTCTGGTCAGATATGTGTTTGAGAG ATGCTTGGCCATGCCGCTGGCTAATGCTTGGGGGATCAAGGACAGGGTACGTCtcacagcagaacaaaacccCCTCTTGGAAAAGTTCTTCTGCAGCCAAGCAAGAAATCCATCACAG GCTGATGTTCGCTCTCTGTGTAAGAAAACCGGTTGGCCTCAGAGGAGAGTCGAAGTCTggttcaggaggaggaggaaccaaGATCGACCGGGGCTTCAGAAGAGGTTCTGCGAGGCCTG TTGGAGAggctttttttatctctctgcATTTCTTGGAGGAATCTGGGCTCTTCATGAT AAACCGTGGCTTTATAATCTGAAGGAGGTTTGGGCAGGATTTCCAAAacag TCTATGCTGCCATCGCAGTACTGGTACTACCTCCTGGAAATGGGCTTCTAcctttctctgctcctcagcctCACAATTGATGTGAAACGTAAA GACTTTAAAGAGCAGGTGATTCATCATATAGCTACACTGACTCTGCTGAGCTTCTCCTGGATTTCAAACTATATTCGTATTGGAACCCTTGTGATGGTAGTCCACGACTCTTCTGATGTACTGCTTGAG GGTGGAAAGTTATTGAACTACGCCAAGTGGCACCAGGCTGCTAATGGCATTTTTGTGGTATTTACGGCTCTATTTATGGTTACAAGACTTGTAATTTTTCCTTTCTG GCTCATTCACTGTACATGGGTGTACCCAATGGAGCAATTTGCACCATTTTTTGGCTACTATTTCTTCAACGTCATGTTGTTGGTTCTGCAGATTCTCCACATCTACTGGGCTTTTTTGATATTACGGATGGTTTATAACTTTATCTTCAACAAG CTGGAAGGGGATGTTCGAAGTGACGAAGAGGAGGATGACAGTGACCCACCAAAGgaacaaaagcacaaactgaGTCACATAAATGGCTACGGTGCCAGGGGCAGAGCTAATGGTCACTGA
- the cers3b gene encoding ceramide synthase 2 isoform X1 — MLQTVAEWLWWESLWLPANVSWSDLEDKEGRVYAKASQLYAALPCALCLLLVRYVFERCLAMPLANAWGIKDRVRLTAEQNPLLEKFFCSQARNPSQADVRSLCKKTGWPQRRVEVWFRRRRNQDRPGLQKRFCEACWRGFFYLSAFLGGIWALHDKPWLYNLKEVWAGFPKQSMLPSQYWYYLLEMGFYLSLLLSLTIDVKRKDFKEQVIHHIATLTLLSFSWISNYIRIGTLVMVVHDSSDVLLEGGKLLNYAKWHQAANGIFVVFTALFMVTRLVIFPFWLIHCTWVYPMEQFAPFFGYYFFNVMLLVLQILHIYWAFLILRMVYNFIFNKQLEGDVRSDEEEDDSDPPKEQKHKLSHINGYGARGRANGH, encoded by the exons ATGTTGCAGACGGTCGCCGAGTGGCTGTGGTGGGAAAGTTTGTGGCTGCCTGCAAACGTTTCCTGGTCAGATCTAGAGGACAAAGAAGGTCGTGTCTATGCCAAAGCCTCCCAACTTTACGCCGCTCtgccctgcgccctctgcctgCTTCTGGTCAGATATGTGTTTGAGAG ATGCTTGGCCATGCCGCTGGCTAATGCTTGGGGGATCAAGGACAGGGTACGTCtcacagcagaacaaaacccCCTCTTGGAAAAGTTCTTCTGCAGCCAAGCAAGAAATCCATCACAG GCTGATGTTCGCTCTCTGTGTAAGAAAACCGGTTGGCCTCAGAGGAGAGTCGAAGTCTggttcaggaggaggaggaaccaaGATCGACCGGGGCTTCAGAAGAGGTTCTGCGAGGCCTG TTGGAGAggctttttttatctctctgcATTTCTTGGAGGAATCTGGGCTCTTCATGAT AAACCGTGGCTTTATAATCTGAAGGAGGTTTGGGCAGGATTTCCAAAacag TCTATGCTGCCATCGCAGTACTGGTACTACCTCCTGGAAATGGGCTTCTAcctttctctgctcctcagcctCACAATTGATGTGAAACGTAAA GACTTTAAAGAGCAGGTGATTCATCATATAGCTACACTGACTCTGCTGAGCTTCTCCTGGATTTCAAACTATATTCGTATTGGAACCCTTGTGATGGTAGTCCACGACTCTTCTGATGTACTGCTTGAG GGTGGAAAGTTATTGAACTACGCCAAGTGGCACCAGGCTGCTAATGGCATTTTTGTGGTATTTACGGCTCTATTTATGGTTACAAGACTTGTAATTTTTCCTTTCTG GCTCATTCACTGTACATGGGTGTACCCAATGGAGCAATTTGCACCATTTTTTGGCTACTATTTCTTCAACGTCATGTTGTTGGTTCTGCAGATTCTCCACATCTACTGGGCTTTTTTGATATTACGGATGGTTTATAACTTTATCTTCAACAAG CAGCTGGAAGGGGATGTTCGAAGTGACGAAGAGGAGGATGACAGTGACCCACCAAAGgaacaaaagcacaaactgaGTCACATAAATGGCTACGGTGCCAGGGGCAGAGCTAATGGTCACTGA
- the cers3b gene encoding ceramide synthase 2 isoform X3, whose product MPLANAWGIKDRVRLTAEQNPLLEKFFCSQARNPSQADVRSLCKKTGWPQRRVEVWFRRRRNQDRPGLQKRFCEACWRGFFYLSAFLGGIWALHDKPWLYNLKEVWAGFPKQSMLPSQYWYYLLEMGFYLSLLLSLTIDVKRKDFKEQVIHHIATLTLLSFSWISNYIRIGTLVMVVHDSSDVLLEGGKLLNYAKWHQAANGIFVVFTALFMVTRLVIFPFWLIHCTWVYPMEQFAPFFGYYFFNVMLLVLQILHIYWAFLILRMVYNFIFNKQLEGDVRSDEEEDDSDPPKEQKHKLSHINGYGARGRANGH is encoded by the exons ATGCCGCTGGCTAATGCTTGGGGGATCAAGGACAGGGTACGTCtcacagcagaacaaaacccCCTCTTGGAAAAGTTCTTCTGCAGCCAAGCAAGAAATCCATCACAG GCTGATGTTCGCTCTCTGTGTAAGAAAACCGGTTGGCCTCAGAGGAGAGTCGAAGTCTggttcaggaggaggaggaaccaaGATCGACCGGGGCTTCAGAAGAGGTTCTGCGAGGCCTG TTGGAGAggctttttttatctctctgcATTTCTTGGAGGAATCTGGGCTCTTCATGAT AAACCGTGGCTTTATAATCTGAAGGAGGTTTGGGCAGGATTTCCAAAacag TCTATGCTGCCATCGCAGTACTGGTACTACCTCCTGGAAATGGGCTTCTAcctttctctgctcctcagcctCACAATTGATGTGAAACGTAAA GACTTTAAAGAGCAGGTGATTCATCATATAGCTACACTGACTCTGCTGAGCTTCTCCTGGATTTCAAACTATATTCGTATTGGAACCCTTGTGATGGTAGTCCACGACTCTTCTGATGTACTGCTTGAG GGTGGAAAGTTATTGAACTACGCCAAGTGGCACCAGGCTGCTAATGGCATTTTTGTGGTATTTACGGCTCTATTTATGGTTACAAGACTTGTAATTTTTCCTTTCTG GCTCATTCACTGTACATGGGTGTACCCAATGGAGCAATTTGCACCATTTTTTGGCTACTATTTCTTCAACGTCATGTTGTTGGTTCTGCAGATTCTCCACATCTACTGGGCTTTTTTGATATTACGGATGGTTTATAACTTTATCTTCAACAAG CAGCTGGAAGGGGATGTTCGAAGTGACGAAGAGGAGGATGACAGTGACCCACCAAAGgaacaaaagcacaaactgaGTCACATAAATGGCTACGGTGCCAGGGGCAGAGCTAATGGTCACTGA